A single genomic interval of Cucumis sativus cultivar 9930 chromosome 7, Cucumber_9930_V3, whole genome shotgun sequence harbors:
- the LOC101219435 gene encoding uncharacterized protein LOC101219435, whose protein sequence is MNDKTPCCPSDVINYMKINHEVNVSYDKAWRGREIALSSIRGTPEDSYAMLAAFTDALIRNNQGTYTAEELDDKGRFKFMALTTSIDAWNYCVPVTSVDGASLKNKYLGMLIYAYTIDRKFQIVPLAFVVVDLENDLSWTWFFRNFKVIFGKNNEMIIVSDAHKSIENGFNVVYELAEHGLCAFHLYKNLKKNHKLLHIEEPFHSCTRAYTPLMFEYYMRELDHHSPSTRHELEDIERHRWARAFFRRKRYSITTTNISESMNFTLKESRELPVVGLLESICSLVQKWFYERCTK, encoded by the exons atgaatgacaaGACTCCATGTTGTCCTTCTGATGTTATTAATTACATGAAGATTAATCATGAGGTAAATGTAAGTTATGATAAAGCTTGGAGAGGACGTGAGATTGCATTGAGTTCAATTAGGGGTACCCCAGAGGACTCGTATGCAATGTTGGCAGCATTCACGGATGCATTGATTAGAAACAACCaag GAACGTACACAGCTGAAGAACTAGACGACAAAGGTCGATTCAAGTTCATGGCCCTTACAACTTCAATTGATGCATGGAATTATTGTGTGCCAGTTACTTCAGTTGATGGTGCATCACTGAAGAACAAATATCTTGGTATGCTCATTTATGCTTACACTATtgatagaaaatttcaaattgtgCCACTAGCTTTTGTTGTGGTTGATTTAGAGAATGACTTGTCATGGACATGGTTTTTTCgcaattttaaagttatttttggGAAAAATAACGAAATGATAATTGTGTCCGATGCTCACAAGAGTATAGAAAATGGGTTTAATGTTGTGTATGAATTAGCCGAGCATGGATTATGTGCATTCCATCTCTATAAGAACTTGAAAAAGAACCATAAGTTGCTTCATATTGAGGAACCATTCCACAGTTGTACCAGAGCTTATACCCCGTTGATGTTTGAGTACTACATGAGAGAACTTGATCATCACTCTCCATCAACTAGGCATGAGTTGGAAGATATCGAAAGACATAGGTGGGCCAGGGCATTTTTTAGGAGAAAGAGATACTCGATTACTACGACCAACATTTCTGAAAGCATGAATTTTACGTTGAAAGAATCTCGAGAATTACCTGTAGTTGGACTTTTAGAATCAATTTGTAGTTTGGTTCAAAAATGGTTCTATGAACGTTGcaccaaataa
- the LOC101216682 gene encoding heterogeneous nuclear ribonucleoprotein 1, giving the protein MASKSKSENPHTGDGASPGKIFIGGLAKDTTYTQFNKHFGNYGEITDSVIMKDRYTGQPRGFGFITYADPSVVDKVIEDTHVINGKQVEIKRTIPKGQGQSKDFKTKKIFVGGIPSTVTEDEFKHFFSKYGKIVEHQIIRDHETNRSRGFGFIVFEEEEVVDEILSKGNMIDMSGTQVEIKKAEPKKSSNPLPAPAYGSNSRARTFNDGFGGYGGSYGDFDAGFGPGPFRNPGGIGGRIGSGYGYGSGGDFGGGYGGFGGNSLGGYRGDSSLGYSSRFGPYSGGFGGGYGTSGLGGYGRGVDGYGSYGSSGYGGGYDSGPGASYGGAGGLYGRGGYSGSSRYHPYAR; this is encoded by the exons ATGGCGTCCAAATCGAAGAGCGAAAACCCTCACACCGGCGACGGCGCTAGCCCCGG GAAGATTTTCATTGGAGGTTTGGCGAAGGATACAACTTACA CTCAATTCAACAAGCATTTTGGGAATTATGGAGAGATTACAGACTCAGTCATCATGAAAGATCGGTACACAGGACAACCTAGAGGTTTTGGGTTTATCACTTATGCTGATCCTTCTGTGGTTGACAAGGTTATCGAAGATACACACGTTATCAATGGGAAACAA GTTGAAATTAAGAGAACCATTCCTAAAGGGCAAGGTCAATCAAAGGATTTtaagacaaagaaaatatttgttggtGGGATTCCATCAACGGTTACTGAAG ATGaattcaaacatttcttttccaaGTATGGGAAAATTGTGGAACACCAGATTATTCGTGACCATGAGACAAACCGCTCCCGAGGCTTTGGGTTTATAGTTTTTGAGGAGGAAGAAGTTGTAGATGAAATTTTGTCCAAAGGAAATATGATAGATATGTCTGGTACCCAG GTGGAGATCAAGAAAGCTGAACCCAAGAAATCCTCAAACCCACTACCTGCTCCTGCTTATGGTAGCAACTCTAGGGCTCGTACATTCAATGATGGCTTTGGTGGATATGGTGGTTCTTATGGGGACTTTGATGCAGGCTTTGGACCTGGCCCCTTTAGGAATCCTGGTGGTATTGGTGGTAGGATTGGAAGTGGCTATGGTTATGGTAGTGGTGGTGATTTTGGTGGTGGTTATGGAGGGTTTGGAGGCAATAGCTTAGGTGGCTACCGAGGTGATTCATCCCTTGGTTATTCTAGTCGATTTGGACCTTACAGTGGTGGGTTTGGTGGGGGATATGGCACGAGTGGCTTAGGAGGATATGGACGAGGGGTTGATGGATATGGGAGCTATGGAAGTTCAGGTTATGGTGGAGGTTACGACTCTGGTCCTGGTGCTAGTTATGGTGGAGCAGGTGGTTTGTATGGAAGGGGAGGCTATAGTGGGAGTAGTCGATATCATCCTTATGCAAGGTAG